In a single window of the Bradyrhizobium sp. ORS 285 genome:
- a CDS encoding DUF2147 domain-containing protein yields MKRLLAVAAVVLASSAAQAQYVIEYGGKTIRIDPDRGTVQIPGVYDNTEQKKTKRSKREQDTTAKPQPGADKPAPAPAEAAVTPAPPAQAAPAPVPSPAAPTTAAPATPTAAPAAPAPVQAAAPPAPVPPASTPSAPAMVTPPAAVTPPAAPTAPAAVQPPTRPAQAPAAVTTAAAPPAAAAPAAVRDPNSPVGIWLTEEKEGKIRIEPCGTNLCGYAVNAKTNQNGEQILINMRPSDKAQDKKWSGRIYDPNSGSTYDSTIDLKNPDSLRVQGCAFGGMFCGGQTWTRVN; encoded by the coding sequence ATGAAGAGGCTGTTGGCCGTTGCTGCCGTGGTTTTGGCCAGCAGTGCCGCCCAGGCGCAGTACGTGATCGAATACGGTGGCAAGACCATCCGCATCGATCCCGACCGCGGCACGGTGCAGATCCCCGGCGTCTACGACAACACCGAGCAGAAGAAGACCAAGCGCAGCAAGCGCGAGCAGGATACGACGGCCAAGCCGCAGCCGGGGGCGGACAAGCCGGCCCCGGCGCCCGCCGAGGCGGCCGTCACGCCGGCTCCGCCCGCGCAGGCTGCCCCTGCCCCTGTTCCATCTCCCGCGGCGCCGACGACTGCAGCACCCGCGACCCCGACGGCGGCGCCCGCCGCGCCTGCGCCAGTCCAGGCCGCCGCCCCGCCTGCTCCGGTGCCTCCGGCATCGACGCCCTCAGCCCCGGCCATGGTCACGCCGCCGGCGGCTGTGACACCGCCTGCTGCGCCCACCGCTCCTGCGGCCGTGCAGCCACCGACCAGGCCGGCGCAGGCCCCCGCGGCCGTGACCACCGCCGCGGCCCCGCCTGCTGCGGCTGCACCGGCGGCCGTGCGCGATCCGAACTCTCCGGTCGGCATCTGGTTGACCGAGGAGAAGGAAGGCAAGATCCGCATCGAGCCCTGCGGGACCAATCTGTGCGGCTACGCCGTCAACGCCAAGACCAATCAGAACGGCGAGCAGATCCTGATCAACATGCGCCCGAGCGACAAGGCGCAGGACAAGAAGTGGAGCGGCCGCATCTACGATCCGAACAGCGGCAGCACCTACGATTCCACGATCGATCTGAAAAACCCGGACAGTCTGCGCGTGCAGGGCTGCGCATTCGGCGGCATGTTCTGCGGCGGTCAGACCTGGACGCGGGTGAACTGA
- a CDS encoding Lrp/AsnC family transcriptional regulator produces the protein MKEASDPDLDRVDRRILQLLQKDGRMSNAELAGAVHVSPATCHRRTQRLFEDGYIRSVRAQIAPDKVERSALVLVGVVLDRSTPESFRTFEAAIRKLKFVLDCHLVAGDFDYFLKIRVRDMNDFNRMHGDQLISLPGVRQTRTFFVMKEVVDNAPLDF, from the coding sequence ATGAAAGAAGCTTCCGACCCCGATCTGGACCGCGTCGACCGCCGAATCCTGCAGCTGTTGCAGAAGGACGGCCGGATGAGCAACGCCGAGCTGGCCGGCGCCGTCCATGTCAGCCCGGCGACCTGCCACCGCCGCACCCAGCGCCTGTTCGAGGACGGCTACATCAGAAGCGTGCGCGCGCAGATCGCGCCCGACAAGGTCGAGCGCAGTGCGCTGGTGCTGGTCGGCGTGGTGCTCGACCGATCGACGCCGGAAAGCTTTCGCACCTTCGAGGCCGCGATCCGCAAGCTGAAATTCGTGCTCGACTGCCATCTCGTCGCCGGCGACTTCGATTACTTCCTGAAGATCCGCGTCCGCGACATGAACGACTTCAACCGGATGCATGGCGATCAGCTGATCTCGCTGCCGGGCGTGCGCCAGACGCGCACCTTCTTCGTGATGAAGGAGGTCGTCGACAATGCGCCGCTGGACTTCTGA
- a CDS encoding carbohydrate ABC transporter permease — MVDAAIGEDTIARPRRAASRRGLRNALKRKSTTAFLLTLPLILLIALLVVYPAIYSVHLATLNKSMQRFVGLGNFEFLFKRDTFWLVVKQSCIFAITAVVFKALIGFIVAHFVHNIPAKGQRKWRGMLLVPWVIPPAMSTLAWLWLFDPSYSAFNYTLAFFGIGPIPWTGDAAWARFSVILVNVWYGAPFFMIMYLASLKSVPDQLYEAAAIDGANWWQRIWYVTLPMMRNIIAITTLFSLIVTFANFDIVRILTAGGPLDKTHIFATWAFRVGIEGSDIPLGASVSLFMVPILAVAAIFILRDVNKRGNES, encoded by the coding sequence ATGGTTGATGCCGCCATCGGCGAAGACACCATTGCCCGCCCCCGCAGGGCCGCCAGCCGAAGAGGCTTGCGCAATGCGCTGAAGCGAAAGTCGACCACAGCCTTCCTGCTGACCCTGCCGCTGATCCTGCTGATCGCACTGTTGGTGGTCTATCCCGCGATCTATTCGGTGCATCTGGCGACCTTGAACAAGTCGATGCAGCGTTTCGTCGGCCTCGGCAATTTCGAGTTCCTGTTCAAGCGCGACACGTTCTGGCTGGTCGTCAAACAGTCCTGCATCTTCGCGATCACGGCCGTCGTGTTCAAGGCGCTGATCGGTTTCATCGTCGCGCATTTCGTCCACAACATCCCGGCCAAGGGCCAGCGCAAATGGCGCGGCATGCTGCTGGTGCCCTGGGTGATCCCGCCGGCGATGAGCACGCTCGCCTGGCTGTGGTTGTTCGACCCATCCTACAGCGCCTTCAACTACACGCTGGCTTTCTTCGGCATCGGCCCGATCCCGTGGACGGGAGACGCCGCCTGGGCGCGTTTCTCGGTGATCCTGGTCAATGTTTGGTACGGCGCGCCATTCTTCATGATCATGTACCTGGCGTCGCTGAAATCGGTGCCCGACCAGCTCTATGAAGCCGCCGCCATCGACGGCGCCAATTGGTGGCAGCGGATCTGGTACGTGACCCTGCCGATGATGCGCAACATCATCGCCATCACCACGCTGTTCTCGCTGATCGTGACCTTCGCCAATTTCGATATCGTGCGCATCCTCACCGCCGGCGGCCCGCTCGACAAGACGCACATCTTCGCGACCTGGGCGTTCCGCGTCGGCATCGAGGGCAGCGACATTCCGCTCGGCGCCAGCGTCTCGCTGTTCATGGTGCCGATCCTGGCGGTCGCGGCGATCTTCATCCTGCGCGACGTCAACAAGCGGGGCAACGAATCCTGA
- a CDS encoding hydroxyacid dehydrogenase: MTTRTASNKNKILVTESFSAKGRALLAARDDVEMIEFPNMISAADFSALLKSHAPVHGVALGATRFGEPELIAAGDMKVVTRIGVGFDAVDVPALSKHKVPLMVAGTANSPSVAEQALFMMLTLAKRANEMHAMVRDGTWATRLGVLPFDLYGKTVLIIGFGRIGTRTAKRCLAMEMQVLVYDPYKPAADITAAGCEPVADLDAALPRADFVSIHCPKSPETVGMFNAARLRLMKPTAYLINTARGGLVDEAALHDALSSGRLAGAGLDVFEQEPPPVGHALHALPNVIMAPHVAGVTREAVDRMSEQTARNILSVLDGDPIRQNVINQDVL, encoded by the coding sequence ATGACCACCAGGACGGCAAGCAACAAGAACAAGATCCTCGTCACGGAATCCTTCTCGGCCAAGGGACGCGCGCTGCTCGCGGCGCGCGACGACGTCGAGATGATCGAATTCCCCAACATGATCTCGGCTGCCGATTTCTCCGCGCTGCTGAAATCCCATGCGCCGGTGCATGGCGTCGCGCTCGGCGCCACGCGCTTCGGTGAGCCGGAACTGATCGCAGCCGGCGACATGAAGGTCGTGACCCGGATCGGCGTCGGCTTCGATGCGGTCGACGTGCCCGCGCTGTCCAAGCACAAGGTGCCGCTGATGGTCGCGGGCACCGCGAACTCGCCCTCGGTCGCCGAGCAGGCGCTGTTCATGATGCTGACGCTCGCCAAGCGCGCCAACGAGATGCATGCGATGGTCAGGGACGGCACCTGGGCGACGCGGCTCGGCGTGCTGCCGTTCGATCTCTACGGCAAGACCGTGCTGATCATCGGCTTCGGCCGCATCGGCACCCGTACCGCCAAGCGCTGCCTCGCGATGGAGATGCAGGTCCTCGTCTACGACCCCTACAAGCCCGCCGCCGACATCACTGCCGCCGGTTGCGAACCGGTCGCCGACCTCGACGCGGCGCTGCCGCGCGCCGATTTCGTCAGCATCCACTGCCCGAAGTCGCCGGAGACCGTCGGGATGTTCAACGCCGCGCGCCTCAGGCTGATGAAGCCGACAGCATACCTGATCAACACCGCGCGCGGCGGCCTGGTCGACGAGGCGGCGCTCCATGATGCGCTGTCGTCCGGACGGCTCGCTGGTGCCGGCCTCGACGTGTTCGAGCAGGAACCGCCGCCGGTCGGCCACGCACTGCATGCGCTGCCGAACGTGATCATGGCCCCGCACGTCGCCGGCGTGACGCGGGAGGCCGTCGACCGCATGAGCGAGCAGACCGCCCGCAACATTCTCAGCGTGCTGGATGGCGATCCGATTCGGCAGAACGTGATCAACCAGGACGTCTTGTAG
- a CDS encoding ABC transporter ATP-binding protein, protein MAEVSLRKVVKRYDDVEAVRGIDLDIADHEFVVLVGPSGCGKSTTLRMIAGLEDISDGDIAIGGDVVNDVPPKDRDIAMVFQNYALYPHMTVAENMSFGLRLKHYPKAEIKSRVAEAARMLDIADLVDRKPKQLSGGQRQRVAMGRAIVRNPKVFLFDEPLSNLDAKLRVQMRIEIKKVHQKVRTTTVYVTHDQVEAMTLADRVVVMNKGRIEQIGTPTELYHNPATRFVAGFIGSPAMNFVPCRLEEANGQLHIRLTDRISFPLPPARAARYQSVSRNDRLLLGIRPEHITETRPHTEPGIETFEAMLDVTEPMGMETLVYFSLNETPVCGRVSPNAGARDGSPLRMAMDLNNMHLLNEASGLVI, encoded by the coding sequence ATGGCTGAAGTGAGCTTGCGCAAGGTCGTGAAGCGTTACGACGACGTCGAGGCTGTGAGAGGCATCGATCTCGACATCGCCGACCACGAATTCGTCGTGCTGGTCGGCCCGTCCGGCTGCGGCAAGTCGACGACGTTGCGGATGATCGCGGGGCTCGAGGACATCTCCGATGGCGACATCGCCATCGGCGGCGACGTCGTCAATGACGTGCCGCCGAAGGACCGCGACATCGCGATGGTGTTCCAGAACTACGCGCTCTACCCGCACATGACCGTGGCGGAGAACATGTCGTTCGGCCTGCGCCTGAAGCACTATCCGAAGGCCGAGATCAAGAGTCGCGTCGCGGAGGCCGCGCGCATGCTCGACATCGCCGATCTGGTCGACCGCAAGCCGAAGCAGCTGTCCGGCGGCCAGCGCCAGCGCGTCGCGATGGGCCGCGCCATCGTGCGCAATCCCAAAGTGTTCCTGTTCGACGAGCCGCTGTCCAACCTCGACGCCAAGCTGCGCGTCCAGATGCGCATCGAGATCAAGAAGGTGCACCAGAAGGTCCGCACCACCACGGTCTACGTCACCCACGACCAGGTCGAGGCGATGACGCTCGCCGACCGCGTTGTGGTCATGAACAAGGGCCGCATCGAGCAGATCGGCACGCCGACCGAGCTGTACCACAACCCGGCGACGCGCTTCGTTGCCGGCTTCATCGGCTCGCCCGCGATGAACTTCGTGCCGTGCCGGCTGGAGGAGGCCAACGGCCAGCTCCACATTCGCCTGACCGACCGCATCAGCTTCCCGCTGCCGCCGGCGCGCGCGGCGCGCTATCAATCCGTGTCGCGGAATGACCGGCTGCTGCTCGGCATCCGGCCGGAGCACATCACCGAAACCCGGCCGCATACCGAGCCCGGCATCGAGACGTTCGAGGCCATGCTCGACGTCACCGAGCCGATGGGGATGGAGACCCTGGTCTACTTCAGCCTGAACGAGACGCCGGTGTGCGGGCGGGTCAGCCCCAATGCCGGCGCGCGGGATGGCAGCCCCCTGCGCATGGCAATGGACCTCAACAACATGCACCTGTTAAATGAGGCTTCAGGCCTCGTCATCTGA
- a CDS encoding 1-aminocyclopropane-1-carboxylate deaminase: MLRLDKFKKYPLTFGTTPIEHLPRLTEALGGKVQIYAKRDDCNSGLAMGGNKLRKLEYIVPDAIESNADTLVSIGGVQSNHTRMVAATAAKIGMKCVVVQESWVPHEDAVYDRVGNILMTRLMGADSRIVEDGFDIGIRKSWENAIQSVKDAGGKPYGIPAGASVHKFGGLGYVGFAEEVRAQEAEMGIKFDYIIVCVVTGSTQAGMIVGFAADGRADRVIGIDASGTPEQTRNQVRQIVDNTAELVELGRKVRDDEIVIINDYAYPAYGVPSAETNEAIRLAARTEAMITDPVYEGKSMQGMIDLVKKGYFPEGSKVLYAHLGGAPAINGYSYTYRNG; this comes from the coding sequence GTGCTTCGGCTCGACAAGTTCAAGAAGTATCCGCTCACCTTCGGCACCACCCCGATCGAGCATCTGCCGCGCCTGACCGAGGCGCTCGGCGGCAAGGTGCAGATCTACGCCAAGCGCGACGACTGCAACTCCGGCCTCGCGATGGGCGGCAACAAGCTGCGCAAGCTCGAATACATCGTGCCCGACGCGATCGAGTCGAACGCCGACACGCTGGTGTCGATCGGCGGCGTGCAGTCGAACCACACCCGCATGGTGGCGGCGACCGCGGCCAAGATCGGCATGAAGTGCGTCGTGGTGCAGGAGAGCTGGGTGCCGCACGAGGACGCCGTCTATGACCGCGTCGGCAACATCCTGATGACCCGCCTGATGGGCGCCGACAGCCGCATCGTCGAGGACGGCTTCGACATCGGCATCCGCAAGAGCTGGGAGAACGCGATCCAGTCGGTGAAGGATGCTGGTGGCAAGCCCTACGGCATTCCGGCCGGCGCCTCCGTGCACAAGTTCGGCGGCCTCGGCTATGTCGGCTTCGCCGAGGAGGTGAGGGCGCAGGAAGCCGAGATGGGCATCAAGTTCGACTACATCATCGTCTGCGTCGTCACCGGCTCGACCCAGGCCGGCATGATCGTCGGCTTCGCCGCCGACGGCCGCGCCGACCGCGTCATCGGCATCGACGCCTCCGGCACGCCGGAGCAGACCCGCAACCAGGTGCGGCAGATCGTCGACAACACCGCGGAGCTGGTCGAGCTCGGCCGCAAGGTGCGCGACGACGAGATCGTCATCATCAACGACTACGCCTATCCGGCCTATGGCGTGCCGAGCGCCGAGACCAACGAGGCGATCCGCCTGGCCGCCCGCACCGAGGCGATGATCACCGACCCCGTGTACGAAGGCAAGTCGATGCAGGGCATGATCGACCTGGTCAAGAAGGGCTACTTCCCGGAAGGCTCCAAGGTGCTCTACGCCCATCTCGGCGGCGCCCCCGCGATCAACGGCTACAGCTACACCTATCGCAACGGCTGA
- a CDS encoding transporter substrate-binding domain-containing protein, which produces MGFLSRIVAALTTAVLACGVATAALADQASRLDEIMQRGSLRVGMTGDYKPFTYLDKATGKFSGFDVDMAEALGKALGVKVEFVPTSWPQLMKDFEADKFDVAMGGVSITLDRQKKGYFSTAIMREGKTPIARCSDTSKYQTLADIDKPGTRVVVNPGGTNERFARANIKAADIRVHTDNVTIFDEIAKGDADLMMTDASETRYQQKLHPGVLCAVHPDKPFDFSEKAYWLQRDVALKAFVDQWLHISTENGSYQAIYKTWFD; this is translated from the coding sequence ATGGGATTCTTAAGCCGGATTGTCGCCGCCCTGACCACCGCCGTGCTGGCCTGCGGTGTCGCCACCGCCGCGTTGGCCGATCAAGCCTCGCGCCTGGACGAGATCATGCAGCGCGGCAGCCTTCGGGTCGGCATGACCGGCGACTACAAGCCCTTCACCTATCTCGACAAGGCCACCGGAAAATTCTCCGGCTTCGACGTCGACATGGCCGAGGCGCTCGGCAAGGCGCTGGGCGTGAAGGTGGAGTTCGTGCCCACCAGCTGGCCGCAGCTGATGAAGGATTTCGAGGCCGACAAGTTCGACGTCGCGATGGGCGGCGTGTCGATCACGCTTGACCGCCAGAAGAAGGGCTACTTCTCGACCGCGATCATGCGCGAAGGCAAGACCCCGATCGCGCGTTGCAGCGACACCTCGAAGTATCAGACGCTCGCCGACATCGACAAGCCCGGCACCCGCGTCGTGGTGAATCCCGGCGGCACCAACGAACGCTTCGCCCGCGCCAACATCAAGGCCGCCGACATCCGCGTCCACACCGACAACGTTACCATCTTTGACGAGATCGCCAAGGGCGACGCCGACCTGATGATGACCGACGCCTCGGAGACCCGCTACCAGCAGAAGCTGCATCCGGGCGTGCTGTGCGCAGTCCACCCCGACAAGCCGTTCGACTTCTCCGAGAAGGCCTATTGGCTGCAGCGTGACGTCGCGCTCAAGGCGTTCGTCGATCAGTGGCTTCACATCTCCACCGAGAACGGCAGCTATCAGGCGATCTACAAGACCTGGTTCGACTGA
- a CDS encoding cupin domain-containing protein, which produces MDFHPAGSRATRKAPAEYFTGNVLQDPLIMAPAPARLNASRVSFAPGARTAWHTHPLGQTLYVISGIGRIQAKGGPVREIRPGDVIFIPPGEKHWHGASPDNEMTHIAMQEALDGVYSNWMEHVTDEEYATPVG; this is translated from the coding sequence ATGGATTTTCATCCCGCAGGCTCCCGCGCGACGCGCAAGGCTCCCGCCGAGTACTTCACCGGCAACGTGCTGCAGGACCCGCTGATCATGGCGCCGGCGCCGGCGCGGCTCAACGCCTCGCGCGTGTCGTTCGCGCCAGGCGCACGGACCGCCTGGCACACCCATCCGCTCGGGCAGACGCTCTACGTCATCTCCGGCATCGGCCGCATCCAGGCCAAGGGCGGTCCGGTGCGCGAGATCCGTCCAGGCGACGTGATCTTCATCCCGCCGGGCGAGAAGCACTGGCACGGCGCCTCGCCGGACAACGAGATGACGCATATCGCCATGCAGGAGGCGCTCGACGGCGTCTACTCGAACTGGATGGAGCACGTCACCGACGAGGAATACGCGACGCCGGTCGGTTGA
- a CDS encoding carbohydrate ABC transporter permease, with protein sequence MSTMTVDKAGPTRNVKYGSMSRDRAWALRWSYFFLTLFAIFSLVPPLYMLITSLKGSAEISAATNPWWVFHPTLENYIGLLTSNQFLRFFFNSAMVSIVVVIITMLISIPAAFALSRMKFWGSATLATGVFLTYLIPDSLLFIPLFKMFALIGDVTGIQLINRWYVLLFIYPTLTVPFCTWIMIGYFASIPKELDEAAIIDGASWLQTLTRIFIPVALPGLIAATIFAFTVSWAQFLYPLVFTTSADQLVLPVGIVTTLIKGDVFNWGQIMTGALLGAAPPLIIYAFLMDYYIAGLTAGATKG encoded by the coding sequence ATGAGCACGATGACCGTCGACAAGGCCGGCCCGACTCGCAATGTCAAATACGGCTCGATGAGCCGCGACCGCGCCTGGGCGCTGCGCTGGTCGTATTTCTTCCTGACGCTGTTCGCGATCTTCTCGCTGGTGCCGCCGCTCTACATGCTGATCACCTCGCTGAAGGGCAGCGCCGAGATCTCGGCCGCGACAAATCCGTGGTGGGTGTTCCATCCGACGCTCGAGAACTACATCGGGCTGCTGACGTCGAACCAATTTCTCCGGTTCTTCTTCAACTCCGCGATGGTCTCGATCGTCGTCGTGATCATCACCATGCTGATCAGCATTCCCGCCGCCTTCGCGCTGTCGCGGATGAAGTTCTGGGGCTCGGCGACGCTCGCCACCGGTGTGTTCCTGACCTACCTGATCCCGGACAGCCTGCTGTTCATCCCGCTGTTCAAGATGTTCGCGCTGATCGGCGACGTCACAGGCATCCAGCTCATCAACCGCTGGTACGTGCTGCTGTTCATCTATCCGACGCTGACGGTGCCGTTCTGCACCTGGATCATGATCGGCTATTTCGCCTCGATTCCGAAGGAGCTCGACGAGGCTGCGATCATCGACGGCGCCTCCTGGCTGCAGACGCTGACGCGGATCTTCATCCCAGTCGCCCTGCCCGGCCTGATCGCGGCGACGATCTTCGCCTTCACGGTGTCCTGGGCGCAGTTCCTGTATCCGCTGGTGTTCACGACCTCCGCCGACCAGCTGGTGCTGCCGGTCGGCATCGTCACCACCCTGATCAAGGGCGACGTCTTCAACTGGGGACAGATCATGACCGGCGCGCTGCTCGGCGCGGCGCCGCCGCTGATCATCTACGCGTTCCTGATGGACTACTACATTGCCGGCCTGACGGCCGGCGCGACCAAAGGCTGA
- a CDS encoding ABC transporter substrate-binding protein, whose amino-acid sequence MSRRKLNRRQFVAATAATSAVMITAPYVRGAYAAGKLSMGFWDHWVPGANQASTDLVNEWAAKEKVEVQIDYITSQGKKIELTIAAEGAAKSGHDLIAMPTWWPHAHAELLEPVNDIMGPIIQENGEVNGTVKYLGQSGGKWLAVPSCVGSQIKGPCTRIDLMKKHAGIDVQELYPAGSPPKADSWTTETFLKAAEACQKGGVPFGIGLGETTDSVDSAGAFFQAFGAELVNAKGDVTVKTDAVRQALEFYKRLIAALPPDVASWDDASNNKWLVSGKGAMIMNPPSAWAVAKRDAPQIAEQCWTHGFPVGPKGRYAPFLPYFWSIWSFSKNKEAAKSLIVHLSKPASIEKMVAASGGYDLPAYEKLTTLKIWQEQGPPKGTLYHYPNPYNHQTLSIAASPAPPKIAQQIYAQATMTKMCLRYAQGEKMEATLAWAEGECEGFMRS is encoded by the coding sequence ATGTCACGGAGGAAGCTGAACCGCCGACAATTCGTTGCTGCGACCGCTGCCACATCGGCGGTCATGATTACCGCGCCTTATGTGCGCGGCGCCTATGCCGCCGGCAAACTGTCGATGGGATTCTGGGATCACTGGGTTCCCGGCGCCAACCAGGCCTCGACCGATCTCGTCAATGAGTGGGCCGCGAAGGAGAAGGTCGAGGTCCAGATCGACTACATCACCAGCCAGGGCAAGAAGATCGAGCTGACCATCGCTGCCGAAGGTGCGGCGAAATCGGGCCATGACCTGATCGCCATGCCGACCTGGTGGCCGCATGCCCATGCCGAGCTGCTCGAGCCCGTCAACGACATCATGGGGCCGATCATCCAGGAGAATGGCGAGGTCAACGGCACGGTCAAATATCTCGGCCAGTCCGGCGGCAAGTGGCTCGCGGTGCCCTCCTGCGTCGGCAGCCAGATCAAGGGTCCCTGCACCCGCATCGACCTGATGAAGAAGCACGCCGGGATCGATGTGCAGGAGCTCTATCCGGCCGGCAGCCCGCCGAAGGCGGACAGTTGGACCACGGAGACGTTCCTGAAGGCGGCGGAGGCCTGCCAGAAGGGCGGCGTGCCCTTCGGCATCGGGCTGGGCGAGACCACCGACAGCGTCGACTCCGCGGGCGCCTTCTTCCAGGCGTTCGGCGCCGAGCTCGTCAACGCCAAGGGCGATGTCACGGTGAAGACCGACGCCGTGCGCCAGGCGCTCGAATTCTACAAGCGGCTGATCGCGGCGCTGCCGCCGGATGTCGCCTCCTGGGACGATGCCTCGAACAACAAATGGCTGGTGTCGGGCAAGGGCGCGATGATCATGAATCCGCCGAGCGCGTGGGCGGTGGCCAAGCGTGACGCGCCGCAGATCGCCGAGCAGTGCTGGACGCACGGTTTCCCCGTTGGCCCCAAGGGCCGCTATGCGCCGTTCCTGCCGTACTTCTGGAGCATCTGGTCATTCTCGAAGAACAAGGAAGCCGCGAAGAGCCTGATCGTGCACCTGTCGAAGCCGGCCTCGATCGAGAAGATGGTGGCGGCGAGCGGCGGCTACGATCTGCCGGCGTACGAGAAGCTGACCACGCTCAAGATCTGGCAGGAACAGGGACCGCCGAAGGGGACGCTCTATCACTATCCCAATCCCTACAACCACCAGACGCTCTCGATCGCGGCCTCCCCTGCTCCCCCGAAGATCGCGCAGCAGATCTACGCGCAGGCAACCATGACCAAGATGTGCCTGCGCTACGCCCAGGGCGAGAAGATGGAAGCGACGCTGGCGTGGGCCGAAGGCGAGTGCGAAGGGTTTATGCGCAGCTGA